Below is a window of Pyrobaculum aerophilum str. IM2 DNA.
TTCTTTGGCTTGTATTCAGCCATATAGCGTTTAGCGATTGTGTCGTAGGGCAATACATAACGAAAGCGTATACCCTTCCTCCCGCCTTCTGCAATAACGGCGTCAACGCCGTAGAAGGCCCCTTGCGTGAAACACCCCCAAGAGACGCCGAATTTGCGCGGTAAGGAAAAGGCCTCTGGTAGCGCCACTTTTACACACGCCGCCTTAACCGCCTTAACTGTCATCGCCCCTATACGCCACTTTAATCCAGTCGTCTATTAACTTGATTTCAGGCCTTAGGTACACGCCGTGGGGCGTGTCAAATACATAAAACGTTGCCATCTTATCGCCTACTTTACACACAGCCTTTTTCTCCGTCACGAAACACGACATGGGCTTTCCCCTCCATTCCCCTTCCCACCAAAAGGCCTTCCTCAGGGCGTATTCGCTGATTAGCGGTTCGGCGTATTTCTCCCCGTACTCAGCAATTGCGGTCTTTGCCATTTCGCACATGCCGTAATACAGTTCA
It encodes the following:
- a CDS encoding PaRep2a protein encodes the protein MAALKDWYRRCFKWPIMPGEEGKLVRRIELYYGMCEMAKTAIAEYGEKYAEPLISEYALRKAFWWEGEWRGKPMSCFVTEKKAVCKVGDKMATFYVFDTPHGVYLRPEIKLIDDWIKVAYRGDDS